One Natator depressus isolate rNatDep1 chromosome 3, rNatDep2.hap1, whole genome shotgun sequence DNA segment encodes these proteins:
- the LOC141983987 gene encoding myb/SANT-like DNA-binding domain-containing protein 2: protein MQSSSAEVTMMESQNRKRAPAWTEREVRDLIAVWGEESVLSELRSSFRNAKTFVKISQGMKDRGHNRDPKQCRVKLKELRQAYQKTREANGRSGSEPQTCRFYDELHAILGGSATTTPAVLFDSFNGDGGNMEAGFGDKEDDDDDEVVDSSQQASGETGFPDSQELFLTLDLEPVPPEPTQGCLLDPAGGEGTSAACVSMITGSSPSQRLVKIRKKKNALEMKCSPSSCCPPTLTEHRRMRGGK from the exons atgcagagctcatcagcagaggtgaccatgatggagtctcagaatcgcaaaagagctccagcatggaccgaacgggaggtacgggatctgatcgctgtatggggagaggaatccgtgctatcagaactccgttccagttttcgaaatgccaaaacctttgtcaagatctcccagggcatgaaggacagaggccataacagggacccgaagcagtgccgcgtgaaactgaaggagctgaggcaagcctaccagaaaaccagagaggcgaacggccgctccgggtcagagccccaaacatgccgcttctatgatgagctgcatgccattttagggggttcagccaccactaccccagccgtgttgtttgactccttcaatggagatggaggcaatatggaagcaggttttggggacaaagaagatgatgatgatgacgaggttgtagatagctcacagcaagcaagcggagaaaccggttttcccgacagccaggaactgtttctcaccctggacctggagccagtaccccctgaacccacccaaggctgcctcctggacccagcaggcggagaagggacctccg ctgcatgtgtttcaatgatcacaggatcttctccttcccagaggctagtgaagattagaaagaaaaaaaacgcactcgagatgaaatgttctccgagctcatgctgtcctcccacactgacagagcacagacgaatgcgtggaggcaaataa